The Populus nigra chromosome 19, ddPopNigr1.1, whole genome shotgun sequence genome includes a window with the following:
- the LOC133679566 gene encoding probable protein phosphatase 2C 24 encodes MADICCGIARENEASSTPCEPTSRAARRRRMEIRRFKFVPGVASTETEADDIGAHKKQKLQLNESVRSPFSRDCQNAVENCFSDHRSTDEKKLLENGKSSELKISRQYSLNLTLSPSILSTPSIDPPELFPKFGVASVCGRRRDMEDAVAIHPSFCRKDHETTTELHYFGVYDGHGCSHVAVKCKERMHELVKEEVESKEEWKSAMERSFRRMDKEVIAWNQGMEIRANCRCEMQTPECDAVGSTAVVAVVTPDKIIVANCGDSRAVLCRNGKPLPLSSDHKPDRPDELNRIQNAGGRVIYWDGPRILGVLAMSRAIGDNYLKPYVSCEPEVTIMDRTAEDDCLILASDGLWDVVSNETACGVARMCLRAKEHAPPPCPPRLVENNEVLGITSSSSGSGEMSDKACSDASMLLTKLALARHSTDNVSVVVVDLRKDT; translated from the exons ATGGCCGATATTTGCTGTGGAATAGCGAGGGAGAACGAGGCATCGTCGACGCCATGTGAGCCAACTTCAAGAGCAGCTAGGCGGAGAAGAATGGAGATCAGACGGTTCAAATTTGTTCCAGGAGTTGCCTCAACAGAAACTGAAGCTGATGACATAGGCGCTCATAAAAAGCAGAAACTACAACTTAACGAGAGTGTTAGGAGTCCATTTTCTCGTGACTGCCAAAACGCAGTAGAGAATTGTTTTTCTGATCATCGCAGCACAGATGAGAAAAAACTGTTGGAGAATGGAAAATCATCAGAACTTAAAATTTCAAGGCAGTACTCTTTGAATCTAACTTTAAGTCCCTCCATTTTATCAACACCTTCAATTGATCCTCCGGAGCTGTTTCCAAAATTTGGGGTGGCTTCAGTTTGTGGAAGGAGAAGAGACATGGAAGATGCAGTAGCAATTCACCCCTCTTTCTGTCGCAAAGACCATGAAACCACGACCGAGTTACACTATTTCGGTGTCTATGATGGACACGGTTGTTCTCAT GTGGCAGTAAAGTGTAAGGAGAGAATGCATGAGCTGGTGAAAGAGGAGGTGGAGAGCAAGGAGGAGTGGAAAAGCGCAATGGAAAGAAGCTTTCGGCGGATGGACAAGGAAGTGATAGCGTGGAATCAAGGGATGGAGATTAGGGCGAATTGCAGGTGTGAAATGCAAACTCCAGAATGCGATGCTGTTGGATCTACTGCTGTTGTCGCCGTTGTAACTCCTGATAAAATCATTGTCGCTAACTGTGGCGATTCACGAGCTGTCTTGTGTCGTAATGGCAAACCTCTCCCTCTTTCTTCTGATCACAAG CCTGACCGTCCGGACGAGCTTAACCGGATCCAAAACGCGGGTGGCCGGGTCATCTACTGGGACGGGCCAAGGATTCTTGGAGTTCTTGCCATGTCAAGAGCCAtag GTGATAACTATCTAAAACCATACGTCAGCTGCGAGCCAGAGGTAACAATAATGGATCGAACGGCAGAGGATGATTGTTTAATACTGGCAAGCGATGGTCTCTGGGACGTGGTGTCCAACGAGACAGCATGTGGGGTGGCTCGTATGTGTTTGAGGGCGAAAGAACACGCGCCGCCTCCATGTCCACCTAGGTTGGTGGAGAATAATGAGGTTTTGGGGATaaccagcagcagcagcgggAGTGGTGAAATGTCGGACAAGGCGTGCTCTGATGCCTCAATGTTGCTGACGAAGCTGGCGCTGGCGAGGCACAGTACTGACAATGTGAGCGTGGTCGTGGTGGATTTAAGGAAAGACACGTAG
- the LOC133680349 gene encoding methylsterol monooxygenase 2-2-like: MASLIESCWLYLITHFSDFQLACLGSFFLHESIFFLSGIPFIYLERAGWLKKYKIQMKNNTPASQEKCIIRLLLYHFGVNLPVMLASYPVFRHMGMQSSLPFPSWNVILTQITFYFILEDFIFYWGHRILHTKWLYKHVHSVHHEYATPFGLTSEYAHPAEILFLGFATIIGPAITGPHLLTLWLWMVLRVLETVEAHCGYHFPWSLSNFLPLYGGADFHDYHHRLLYTKSGNYSSTFTYMDWIFGTDKGYRKLQALKNAGVENGGKQM, encoded by the exons ATGGCCTCCCTCATCGAATCTTGCTGGCTG TATTTGATCACGCATTTCAGCGATTTTCAGTTGGCATGTCTTGGAAGTTTCTTTCTTCATGAAAGCATCTTCTTCTTGTCTGGTATTCCTTTCATATATCTTGAAAGGGCTGGATGGCTGAAAAAGTACAAAATCCAG ATGAAAAACAACACTCCTGCATCTCAAGAGAAATGTATTATTCGCCtacttttatatcattttggtGTTAACCTACCAGTTATGCTGGCCTCCTATCCTGTCTTCAGACACATGGGCATGCAAAGTAGTCTTCCATTCCCGTCCTG GAATGTAATTCTAACGCAGATAACATTCTACTTCATCCTGGAAGATTTTATATTCTACTGGGGACATCGGATTTTACACACAAAATGGCTGTACAAGCATGTGCACAGTGTTCATCATGA ATATGCTACACCATTTGGATTAACTTCTGAATATGCTCACCCTGCTGAAATACTGTTCCTTGGCTTTGCTACCATTATTGGTCCTGCCATCACTGGGCCCCATCTGCTTACTTTGTGGTTATGGATGGTACTAAGGGTCCTGGAGACGGTTGAAGCACATTGTGGTTATCATTTCCCATGGAGCCTCTCCAACTTCTTACCTTTGTATGGAGG TGCTGATTTTCATGACTACCATCACCGGTTGCTGTATACTAAATCTGGAAACTACTCATCTACTTTCACCTACATGGACTG GATATTCGGTACCGATAAAGGTTACAGAAAGTTGCAAGCATTGAAGAATGCTGGAGTGGAAAATGGCGGCAAGCAAATGTAA
- the LOC133679816 gene encoding uncharacterized protein LOC133679816, translating into MRSVTSWCTACIPGRKQKETKTEESEKSLRKKPSREESSGPDHDQAEGSSHQGTTHVASSADTGGAAVVVMTATQMSDMEGSSHGGGGGGDGGGGDG; encoded by the coding sequence ATGAGAAGCGTAACCAGCTGGTGTACTGCCTGCATCCCAGGCCGTAAGCAGAAAGAAACCAAGACTGAAGAATCGGAGAAATCTTTAAGGAAAAAACCTTCCCGCGAAGAATCTAGTGGTCCTGATCATGACCAAGCTGAAGGCAGCAGCCATCAAGGAACCACCCATGTTGCCAGTAGTGCTGATACTGGCGGCGCAGCTGTTGTAGTTATGACTGCAACCCAAATGTCTGACATGGAAGGTAGTTCTCAtggtggcggcggcggcggtgACGGAGGTGGAGGTGACGGTTAA
- the LOC133679709 gene encoding pentatricopeptide repeat-containing protein CRR2, chloroplastic has product MWAFQSPKTTLLPSHATFLPRPSLKPPICSITLNPTASTADNNKLIQSLCKQGNLTQALELLSHEPNPAQHTYELLILSCTHQNSLLDAQRVHRHLLENGFDQDPFLATKLINMYSFFDSIDNARKVFDKTRNRTIYVYNALFRALSLAGHGEEVLNMYRRMNSIGIPSDRFTYTYVLKACVASECFVSLLNKGKEIHAHILRHGYDAYVHIMTTLVDMYAKFGCVSNASCVFNQMPVKNVVSWSAMIACYAKNGKAFEALELFRELMLETQDLCPNSVTMVSVLQACAALAALEQGRLIHGYILRKGLDSILPVISALVTMYARCGKLELGQRVFDQMDKRDVVSWNSLISSYGVHGFGKKAIGIFEEMTYNGVEPSPISFVSVLGACSHAGLVDEGKMLFNSMHVAHGICPSVEHYACMVDLLGRANRLEEAAKIIENMRIEPGPKVWGSLLGSCRIHCNVELAERASIRLFDLEPTNAGNYVLLADIYAEAGMWDGVKRVKKLLEARGLQKVPGRSWIEVKRKIYSFVSVDEVNPRMEQLHALLVKLSMELKEEGYVPQTKVVLYDLKAAEKERIVLGHSEKLAVAFGLINSSKGEVIRITKSLRLCEDCHSFTKFISKFANKEILVRDVNRFHHFRDGVCSCGDYW; this is encoded by the coding sequence ATGTGGGCTTTTCAGTCTCCCAAAACTACGCTTCTACCTTCCCACGCCACTTTCTTGCCTCGCCCTTCTCTAAAACCCCCGATTTGCTCCATAACCTTAAATCCCACAGCTTCCACTGCCGACAACAACAAACTAATCCAGTCTCTCTGCAAACAAGGCAACCTCACACAAGCTCTTGAGCTCCTCTCTCATGAGCCCAATCCTGCCCAACACACTTATGAGCTTCTAATTCTTTCTTGCACCCACCAAAACTCTCTCCTTGACGCCCAACGCGTTCATCGCCACCTCCTTGAAAATGGGTTCGACCAGGATCCGTTTCTGGCCACCAAACTCATCAACATGTATTCCTTTTTTGACTCAATTGACAATGCACGCAAGGTGTTTGATAAAACGCGAAACAGAactatttatgtttataatgCGCTCTTTCGAGCGCTTTCGTTGGCGGGTCATGGAGAAGAGGTTTTGAACATGTACCGTAGAATGAATTCTATTGGGATTCCCTCTGATAGGTTCACTTATACGTACGTGCTTAAAGCTTGTGTTGCATCAGAATGTTTTGTGTCGCTGCTAAACAAGGGAAAAGAGATTCATGCCCATATTTTGCGACATGGATATGATGCATATGTCCATATTATGACCACCTTGGTAGATATGTATGCAAAGTTTGGTTGTGTATCTAATGCGAGCTGTGTTTTCAATCAGATGCCAGTGAAAAATGTTGTTTCTTGGAGTGCTATGATTGCTTGTTATGCGAAGAATGGGAAGGCTTTCGAGGCATTGGAGCTGTTCAGGGAATTGATGCTTGAGACTCAAGATTTATGTCCGAATTCTGTGACAATGGTTAGTGTACTTCAAGCTTGTGCTGCACTTGCAGCACTGGAACAAGGGAGGTTGATACATGGATATATTCTTAGAAAGGGACTTGACAGTATCTTGCCAGTAATTAGTGCCCTTGTTACTATGTATGCTAGATGTGGTAAGCTTGAATTGGGGCAACGAGTTTTTGATCAGATGGATAAGAGAGATGTTGTTTCGTGGAATTCTTTGATTTCAAGTTATGGGGTTCATGGATTCGGAAAGAAAGCAATTGGAATTTTTGAAGAGATGACCTACAATGGTGTAGAACCTAGCCCCATATCTTTTGTTAGTGTTTTGGGAGCTTGCAGTCATGCAGGACTTGTTGACGAGGGAAAGATGTTGTTTAACTCGATGCATGTAGCGCATGGGATATGTCCTAGTGTTGAGCATTATGCTTGTATGGTGGATCTTCTCGGGCGGGCCAATAGGTTAGAAGAAGCTGCTAAGATTATAGAGAATATGCGGATTGAACCAGGACCTAAGGTTTGGGGTTCTCTTCTTGGATCATGTAGAATTCATTGTAATGTTGAGCTTGCAGAGAGGGCAAGCATAAGGCTTTTTGACCTTGAGCCTACAAATGCTGGGAATTATGTGCTCCTTGCTGATATTTATGCTGAAGCCGGTATGTGGGATGGAGTCAAAAGAGTTAAGAAGCTCCTAGAAGCTAGGGGATTGCAAAAAGTCCCAGGTCGCAGTTGGATAGAAGTTAAAAGGAAAATCTACTCATTTGTCTCTGTTGATGAGGTTAATCCACGGATGGAGCAGCTCCATGCTTTGTTGGTTAAATTGTCAATGGAATTGAAGGAGGAAGGCTACGTGCCACAGACCAAAGTTGTGCTCTATGATCTCAAGGCAGCAGAAAAGGAACGGATTGTGCTAGGTCATAGCGAAAAACTGGCTGTTGCCTTTGGACTTATCAACAGTAGCAAGGGGGAAGTCATTCGGATAACCAAAAGCTTGCGGTTATGCGAAGATTGTCACTCCTTTACTAAGTTCATTTCCAAGTTCGCTAATAAGGAGATTCTGGTAAGAGATGTGAATCGATTTCACCATTTTCGTGACGGGGTTTGTTCCTGTGGGGACTATTGGTGA
- the LOC133680471 gene encoding serine/threonine-protein phosphatase PP1 isozyme 1: MAGEGQQQKGATTMEAGLLDSIISRLLEFRQARLAKQPQVQLNENEIRQLCAVSRDIFLQQPNLLELEAPIKICGDIHGQYSDLLRLFEYGGFPPSANYLFLGDYVDRGKQSLETICLLLAYKIKYPENFFLLRGNHESASINRIYGFYDECKRRFNVKLWKTFTDCFNCLPVAALIDDKILCMHGGLSPDLTNLDQIRNLPRPTDVPDSGLLCDLLWSDPDKDIKGWGMNDRGVSYTYGPDKVAEFLMKNDMDLVCRAHQVVEDGYEFFAERQLVTIFSAPNYCGEFDNAGAVMSVDETLMCSFQILKPTDKRFMFM, from the exons atggCAGGGGAAGGACAGCAGCAGAAGGGGGCAACAACAATGGAGGCAGGTCTTTTAGACAGCATAATAAGTCGTTTATTAGAATTTAGACAAGCGAGGTTAGCCAAACAACCGCAGGTTCAGCTTAACGAAAACGAGATCCGCCAGCTCTGTGCTGTTTCTAGAGATATCTTTCTTCAGCAACCCAATCTTCTCGAGCTCGAAGCCCCCATCAAGATCTGTG GTGACATTCATGGGCAATATTCAGATCTTTTGAGGCTTTTTGAATATGGAGGCTTTCCGCCCAGTGCCAATTATTTATTCCTAGGTGATTATGTGGACCGTGGGAAGCAAAGTTTGGAAACAATATGCCTTTTGCTTGCCTACAAAATCAAGTATCCTGAGAACTTCTTCCTTTTAAGAGGAAACCATGAGTCTGCATCTATTAATCGAATTTATGGATTCTATGACGAATGTAAAAGACGCTTCAATGTGAAACTTTGGAAAACATTTACAGATTGTTTTAACTGTCTTCCTGTTGCTGCTCTTATAGATGACAAAATATTGTGCATGCATGGTGGGCTTTCCCCTGATTTAACAAATTTGGATCAAATTAGGAACTTACCTCGTCCAACTGACGTCCCAGATTCTGGTTTGCTTTGTGATTTACTTTGGTCTGATCCTGACAAGGATATCAAAGGCTGGGGAATGAATGACCGGGGGGTGTCATATACCTATGGCCCTGATAAGGTTGCAGAATTCTTAATGAAGAATGATATGGACCTTGTTTGTCGTGCTCATCAG GTTGTTGAGGATGGATATGAATTCTTCGCAGAGAGGCAGCTTGTAACAATATTTTCAGCCCCCAACTATTGTGGTGAATTTGATAATGCTGGTGCAGTGATGAGTGTTGACGAAACCCTAATGTGCTCTTTCCAAATACTTAAGCCAACAGATAAAAGGTTCATGTTCATGTGA